A stretch of Ranitomeya variabilis isolate aRanVar5 chromosome 3, aRanVar5.hap1, whole genome shotgun sequence DNA encodes these proteins:
- the LOC143818631 gene encoding gastrula zinc finger protein XlCGF66.1-like, whose amino-acid sequence MDRDKMAERILHLTLEILFRLTGEDYTVVKKTSSDRCQDPVSEGWGRPLSPITGPPPHLLIHEDINDQKILELTYKMIELLTGEVPIRCQDVAVYFSMEEWEYLEEHKDLYKDIIMEVPRPLTSPGNRQD is encoded by the exons atggacagagacaagatggcggagaggatattacacctcaccctagagatcctcttccggcttactggagag gattacacagtggtgaagaagacctctagtgatcgctgtcaggaccctgtgtctgagggatggggaagacccctgagcccaatcacggggcctccacctcacctcctgatccatgaggacatcaatgaccagaagatcctagagctcacctacaagatgattgagctgctgactggagag gttcctataaggtgtcaggatgtcgccgtctatttctccatggaggagtgggagtatttagaagaacacaaggatctgtacaaggacatcataatggaggttccccggcccctcacatctccaggtaatagacaggactaa